One window of Quercus robur chromosome 5, dhQueRobu3.1, whole genome shotgun sequence genomic DNA carries:
- the LOC126726934 gene encoding cytochrome b561 and DOMON domain-containing protein At5g47530 produces the protein MLRFVLVFSLLFTLCLSSSAQNCSTYTSFSNNLAFSSCNDLPYLNSFLYWNYNSSSGSLQIAYRHTGVTTSNWVAWAINPNDLQTAMIGAQALVAFQLSNGSMRAYTSPISSYTTNLPEGNLQYSVSDLTATYANGEIVVYATLSLPINTTTINQVWQDGPVSNDSPGQHSTANSNTNSKGTLNLLLGQSATSSGGSSIGRNRNIHGVLCAIGWGILMPTGVIIARYMKVFKSADPAWFYLHVTCQTSAYIIGLAGWAIGLKLGSQSTPGVQYTGHRTIGILLFILGTLQVFALLIRPKKDHKFRFYWTIYHHSVGYLVILLATINIFKGFDILNPEKKWKNVYIGVIAILAIKAVCLEAFTWYVVLKRRKSETAEKPPQGMNGANGANGHGARPTYV, from the exons ATGTTGAGGTTTGTGCTagtcttctctcttcttttcacCCTCTGCCTCTCATCCTCAGCTCAAAACTGTTCCACATACACATCTTTTTCTAATAACTTGGCCTTCAGCTCCTGCAATGACCTTCCCTATTTGAACTCTTTCCTATATTGGAACTACAATTCATCGTCTGGAAGCCTCCAAATCGCCTATAGACACACTGGGGTCACGACCTCTAATTGGGTTGCTTGGGCCATTAACCCCAATGATTTACAAACAGCCATGATTGGAGCACAGGCACTTGTAGCTTTTCAACTATCCAATGGTTCCATGAGAGCCTACACGTCCCCAATCAGTAGTTATACTACCAACTTGCCGGAGGGCAACCTGCAATATAGTGTATCGGATTTGACAGCAACTTATGCAAATGGTGAGATTGTTGTCTATGCTACCTTGTCACTTCCGATCAATACCACCACTATCAACCAGGTTTGGCAAGATGGTCCGGTTTCAAATGACAGTCCAGGACAGCATTCTACAGCCAATTCTAATACCAATTCCAAGGGTACCCTGAATCTTCTTTTGGGGCAGTCTGCAACGAGCAGTGGGGGGAGCTCAATAGGTAGAAATCGAAAT ATCCATGGAGTGCTATGTGCAATTGGTTGGGGAATTTTGATGCCTACTGGTGTTATAATAGCAAGGTACATGAAGGTATTCAAATCCGCAGACCCTGCATGGTTTTACCTTCATGTCACTTGTCAAACCTCAGCTTATATTATTGGACTCGCTGGATGGGCAATTGGTCTTAAACTTGGAAGCCAAAGTACTCCTGGTGTCCAATACACTGGGCACAGAACAATCGGCATTTTGCTTTTTATTCTTGGAACACTTCAG GTCTTCGCTTTGCTTATAAGGCCTAAAAAGGATCATAAATTCAGATTTTACTGGACTATTTACCACCATTCAGTGGGATATCTTGTTATTCTTCTAGCCACCATTAACATATTCAAAGGTTTCGATATTTTGAATCCGGAAAAGAAGTGGAAGAATGTTTACATCGGTGTTATTGCGATTTTGGCTATCAAAGCTGTGTGCTTGGAAGCTTTTACTTGGTATGTTGTTCTGAAGAGAAGAAAGTCAGAAACGGCTGAGAAACCACCTCAGGGTATGAATGGAGCAAATGGGGCTAATGGGCATGGTGCTAGGCCAACATATGTTTAA